One part of the Acetoanaerobium sticklandii genome encodes these proteins:
- a CDS encoding peptidase U32 family protein, with the protein MKKIELLAPAGDEEALKAAIMAGANAVYMGGSRFGARAFAGNFEDDKLIDAVDYAHQIGVKIYITANTIIKDEEIGDFLNYIDFLYEIGVDAVILQDLGMINIISKRIPDLELHASTQMTASTAQDVLFLKELGVSRVVLSRELSYDEISAIKTETNVEVEAFVHGALCVSYSGKCLFSSMNGMRSGNRGMCAQPCREPYKATVENKPLLDKEYVFSTKDLNTLDILENLIDAGIDSLKIEGRMKRSEYVFAVTSAYRQAIDNTIMKHEPSISSLDMNYGALELDKVFNRDFTKGYIGQDKGSKIMNHKFQKYVGKPVAKVIEYDRKSKRLILELLDTLTKGDGLNTGEFVGRILKKDAIVKSADKGEIVAIDSIKKFEPGFIVYKTFDKIFMDDVSSRMSREKKKPIKAFVEIRNNNYPTLILNDYKGNTGEYKLEEYTATALNKPTTRESIIDQIQKMGDTPFFVDSIEVSIDENIFIPIKTLNLLRREAVSLLIESQSNSNKRVIASKSEFNPAKINHSKKSKKELKWSVLIHKQEQFEAAIKLNVDRVYVHGYKLYSLLSKKYPNKNIYYALPPVIKQSDISIIDKMLKSNPNIKVLHSSLGYIESQIFENVVLDYPLNLLNSFSHNLMHKKSCETTITPEMIFSIGGSLDYIDDIQMVEMPVYLYPKLMITEYCPHKNDAGACKYKKCMLEHTRITSKQSDEYVLKKSINCKTILYPSKPKHININAVNNFIDKGFSKFRVELLNESYDETINILESYL; encoded by the coding sequence ATGAAAAAAATTGAGCTTTTAGCTCCAGCAGGAGATGAAGAAGCATTAAAAGCGGCAATAATGGCAGGAGCAAATGCCGTATATATGGGCGGAAGCAGATTTGGAGCAAGGGCTTTTGCAGGAAATTTTGAGGACGATAAGCTAATAGATGCAGTCGATTACGCACACCAAATCGGGGTCAAAATATATATTACTGCCAATACTATTATTAAGGATGAAGAAATAGGTGATTTTCTAAATTATATTGATTTTTTGTATGAGATTGGTGTAGATGCAGTTATATTACAAGATTTAGGAATGATCAATATAATAAGTAAAAGAATTCCTGATTTGGAATTGCATGCATCTACTCAAATGACAGCAAGTACAGCTCAAGATGTATTGTTTTTAAAGGAACTAGGTGTATCTCGAGTTGTTTTATCAAGAGAGCTCAGCTACGATGAAATATCGGCTATAAAAACTGAAACAAATGTTGAAGTTGAGGCTTTTGTGCATGGTGCCTTATGCGTTTCTTATAGTGGGAAATGTCTGTTTAGCAGTATGAATGGCATGAGATCGGGCAATAGAGGAATGTGCGCTCAGCCATGCAGAGAGCCATATAAAGCAACAGTTGAAAATAAACCCCTACTTGATAAAGAGTATGTTTTTAGTACAAAAGATTTAAATACTTTAGATATATTGGAAAATTTAATTGATGCAGGCATAGATTCATTAAAAATCGAAGGTCGTATGAAAAGAAGCGAATATGTTTTTGCTGTCACTAGTGCTTATAGACAAGCGATTGATAATACGATAATGAAACATGAGCCTAGTATATCTTCATTAGATATGAATTATGGTGCTTTGGAGCTTGATAAAGTATTTAATAGAGATTTTACAAAAGGCTATATCGGCCAAGATAAGGGTAGTAAAATAATGAACCATAAGTTTCAAAAATATGTTGGAAAGCCTGTTGCAAAGGTAATTGAGTATGATAGAAAATCAAAACGATTGATTCTAGAGTTACTTGATACTCTTACAAAAGGAGATGGTCTTAATACAGGTGAATTTGTAGGTAGAATTCTAAAAAAAGATGCGATTGTAAAAAGTGCAGATAAAGGCGAAATAGTAGCAATTGATTCTATAAAGAAATTTGAACCTGGTTTTATTGTATATAAAACATTTGATAAAATCTTTATGGACGATGTTAGTAGCAGGATGTCTAGAGAAAAGAAAAAACCTATAAAAGCATTTGTAGAAATTAGGAATAATAACTATCCAACATTAATATTGAACGATTATAAAGGGAACACTGGCGAGTATAAATTAGAAGAGTATACTGCTACTGCTTTAAATAAACCAACAACAAGAGAATCAATCATTGACCAGATTCAAAAAATGGGAGATACTCCTTTCTTTGTTGATAGCATAGAAGTTTCTATTGATGAGAATATATTTATACCAATAAAAACATTGAATTTACTTAGGAGAGAGGCTGTTTCACTTTTAATTGAATCCCAGTCTAATTCAAATAAAAGAGTTATTGCATCTAAAAGTGAATTTAATCCAGCTAAAATAAATCATTCTAAAAAATCAAAAAAAGAGCTAAAATGGTCAGTTCTAATTCATAAACAAGAACAGTTTGAGGCTGCAATTAAACTTAATGTAGATAGAGTCTATGTTCATGGATATAAGCTTTATAGTTTGCTATCAAAAAAATATCCAAATAAAAACATTTATTACGCACTTCCACCTGTTATAAAACAAAGTGATATAAGCATAATTGATAAAATGCTAAAAAGTAATCCCAACATCAAAGTTCTTCATTCTTCACTAGGATATATTGAATCACAGATTTTTGAGAACGTGGTATTAGACTATCCTCTAAACTTACTTAATTCATTTTCTCACAATCTTATGCATAAGAAGTCATGTGAAACTACAATTACACCCGAGATGATTTTTTCAATCGGTGGTAGCTTAGATTATATTGACGATATACAAATGGTGGAAATGCCGGTTTATTTATATCCAAAGCTTATGATAACTGAATATTGTCCGCATAAAAATGATGCTGGAGCTTGTAAATATAAAAAGTGTATGCTTGAGCATACACGAATAACAAGTAAACAAAGCGATGAATATGTACTAAAAAAATCAATAAATTGTAAAACTATACTATATCCTTCTAAACCAAAGCACATAAATATTAACGCTGTAAATAATTTTATAGATAAAGGATTTAGTAAATTTAGAGTTGAATTATTAAATGAATCATATGATGAAACAATTAATATATTAGAATCCTATCTTTAA
- a CDS encoding endonuclease MutS2, which produces MDKRSLKVLEFDSIKSMLLDFTVTTLGKKHVENLYPSVSRENIIFSQKQTSEAQKIILTRGNVPISALGQVSEYAKRASIDAILEPYQLLKISDTLRICRKVKNFLRDSENTPILQQLSENITILKDLEDEIDNAIISEEEISDNASPELSKVRRSITNTKEQIRQKLSSIVSSSQYSKYLQEAIVTMRQDRFVVPVKAENRSNVPGIVHDSSSSGATLFIEPMAVVEMNNKLREYKVKEQEEIERILTVLSAMAGLSYHEIRTNEQMIAEIDFIMAKGKLSVKMKAQEPFINSDLVMNLKNARHPLIDPKNVVPSNINIGKEFDTLVITGPNTGGKTVTLKTIGLFAIMAQSGLHLPTDYGTSICIFDNIFADIGDEQSIEQSLSTFSSHMTHIVNILDEVKDNCLVLFDELGAGTDPLEGAALAVSILDRLREYKLITVATTHYSELKHYALTTNRVENASVEFDVQTLSPTYRLLIGIPGKSNAFEISRKLGLKEEIILAAKHHLDSDSISMEDVLKEIDDNRKQIETEREQSRIIYEDAKKLQTRLKEKESKLDTQKDKIIQEAKNEARKLLQQAKEEADEAIKELRELSKRAEKQNINKEIEASRRKIKTSLDKYGYKNQDLITEKDVINPVDIIVAGDEVYVPSFSKNATVVSVDNDKKEALVQIGIMKLNLPFSSLERLKQNEDIVKSSGAGKIMKNKTATAELEIDLRGMDLETARIEVDKYLDNSYVAGLPRVTIIHGVGTLVLKNGIKAMLKSHKHVKSYRDGGYGEGGMGVTIVELK; this is translated from the coding sequence ATGGATAAACGAAGCTTAAAAGTACTAGAGTTTGATAGTATAAAAAGCATGCTACTGGATTTTACAGTTACAACCTTAGGGAAAAAGCATGTAGAAAATTTATATCCATCTGTGAGTAGAGAGAATATAATTTTTAGTCAAAAACAAACTAGTGAAGCACAAAAAATAATATTAACAAGGGGAAATGTGCCAATATCTGCTCTTGGTCAAGTCTCAGAATATGCAAAGAGAGCATCTATAGATGCTATACTTGAGCCTTATCAGCTATTAAAAATTTCTGACACTCTAAGAATCTGTAGGAAAGTTAAAAATTTCTTAAGAGATTCAGAAAATACCCCTATTCTTCAGCAATTAAGTGAAAACATAACAATATTAAAAGATTTAGAAGACGAAATAGATAATGCAATAATATCAGAAGAAGAAATTTCAGATAATGCAAGTCCTGAACTGAGCAAAGTAAGAAGAAGTATAACAAATACTAAAGAACAAATAAGACAAAAGCTTTCATCTATCGTTTCTTCATCTCAGTATTCGAAATATCTGCAAGAAGCAATAGTAACGATGAGGCAAGACAGATTTGTGGTTCCAGTGAAAGCTGAAAATCGTTCAAATGTTCCAGGGATTGTTCATGATTCATCTTCATCTGGAGCTACTCTTTTTATAGAGCCAATGGCTGTTGTGGAAATGAATAATAAACTTAGAGAATATAAAGTTAAAGAGCAAGAAGAAATTGAAAGAATTCTTACTGTTCTTTCAGCTATGGCAGGTCTAAGCTACCATGAAATACGAACTAATGAACAAATGATAGCAGAAATAGATTTCATAATGGCTAAAGGAAAGCTATCAGTTAAGATGAAAGCACAAGAGCCATTTATTAACTCTGATCTTGTAATGAATTTAAAAAATGCAAGACATCCTCTTATCGATCCTAAAAATGTAGTTCCATCAAATATAAATATCGGAAAAGAGTTTGATACCTTAGTTATAACAGGCCCAAATACAGGTGGTAAAACAGTTACTTTAAAAACTATTGGTTTATTTGCAATTATGGCTCAAAGTGGACTCCACCTTCCAACTGATTATGGTACATCAATTTGTATTTTCGATAATATTTTTGCTGATATCGGAGATGAGCAAAGTATAGAGCAGAGCCTCTCTACGTTTTCATCTCATATGACACATATTGTAAACATATTGGACGAAGTTAAAGACAATTGCTTAGTCTTATTTGACGAATTAGGAGCGGGGACAGACCCACTAGAGGGAGCAGCACTTGCAGTATCGATTTTAGATAGGCTAAGAGAGTACAAATTAATAACAGTCGCTACAACTCATTACAGCGAGCTTAAGCACTATGCTCTTACAACAAATAGAGTAGAAAATGCATCTGTTGAATTTGATGTGCAGACTCTAAGTCCTACATATAGACTTTTGATAGGGATACCAGGCAAATCAAATGCATTTGAAATATCTAGAAAACTTGGTCTTAAGGAAGAAATAATATTAGCAGCAAAGCATCATTTAGATTCAGATTCTATCTCAATGGAGGATGTTCTAAAAGAGATTGATGATAATAGAAAACAGATTGAGACTGAAAGAGAACAATCTAGAATCATATATGAAGATGCTAAAAAGCTTCAGACACGTCTTAAAGAAAAAGAAAGTAAATTAGATACACAAAAGGATAAAATCATACAAGAAGCAAAAAATGAAGCGAGAAAATTACTTCAGCAAGCAAAAGAAGAAGCTGATGAAGCTATAAAAGAGCTAAGAGAGCTGAGCAAAAGAGCAGAAAAGCAAAATATAAATAAAGAAATTGAAGCTTCTAGAAGAAAGATTAAAACATCTCTGGATAAATACGGATATAAAAATCAGGATTTAATAACAGAAAAAGATGTCATTAATCCAGTAGATATAATAGTTGCTGGAGACGAAGTATATGTTCCGAGTTTTTCAAAAAATGCTACAGTTGTCTCAGTCGACAATGATAAAAAAGAAGCTTTAGTTCAAATTGGAATAATGAAACTCAATCTTCCTTTTTCATCTCTTGAAAGGCTAAAGCAAAATGAAGATATAGTAAAATCTAGCGGTGCTGGTAAGATAATGAAAAATAAAACAGCTACTGCAGAGCTAGAAATTGATTTAAGAGGTATGGATTTAGAAACAGCAAGAATAGAAGTAGATAAGTATCTAGATAACTCATATGTTGCTGGACTACCTAGAGTTACAATTATTCATGGAGTTGGAACCTTAGTTCTAAAAAATGGTATAAAAGCTATGCTTAAAAGTCATAAGCATGTAAAAAGCTATAGAGATGGCGGCTATGGTGAAGGTGGAATGGGCGTTACTATAGTTGAATTAAAATAA
- a CDS encoding alpha-hydroxy-acid oxidizing protein — protein MDIKEIRSLAKDRMKGVCNLCSECNGIYCSGQVPGMGGTGSGRAMKRSYEKISQVKLNLKTIHEAKKPETNIMIFNQNLSLPLISAPVTGSEINMGGYLSEADYCKAVVSGSKMADTFAMIGDSGNPQFYIDGLNAITEENGCGIAIIKPRENNKIIENIKKAEIANALAVGVDIDGAGLVTMALLGQPVGPKSKAELKEIISSTNLPVILKGIMTVEEALLAVEIGAKAIVVSNHGGRILDDTLAPIEVLPEIAKAVKGKITIMADGSVRSGRDIFKYIAAGADIVLCARPIIWGAIGGGSEGVASYINHLKNELIQAMILTGANNIGEINSDMISYNFDI, from the coding sequence ATGGATATCAAAGAGATAAGAAGCTTAGCAAAGGACAGAATGAAAGGTGTTTGCAATTTATGCAGTGAATGCAATGGTATTTATTGTAGTGGACAAGTTCCAGGTATGGGTGGAACTGGAAGTGGAAGAGCTATGAAACGTAGCTACGAAAAAATTTCTCAAGTAAAGCTTAATCTAAAAACTATTCATGAGGCAAAAAAGCCCGAGACTAATATCATGATATTTAATCAAAATTTATCTCTTCCGCTTATTAGTGCACCTGTTACAGGTAGTGAAATAAATATGGGTGGATATTTATCAGAAGCTGATTATTGTAAAGCTGTAGTGTCGGGATCAAAAATGGCCGATACTTTTGCTATGATTGGAGATAGTGGAAATCCACAGTTTTATATTGATGGTTTAAATGCAATTACAGAGGAAAACGGATGTGGTATTGCAATAATCAAGCCAAGAGAAAATAATAAAATAATTGAAAATATAAAAAAAGCAGAAATAGCTAATGCTTTAGCTGTAGGAGTTGACATAGATGGAGCAGGATTAGTAACTATGGCTTTACTTGGGCAACCTGTAGGACCAAAATCTAAGGCTGAACTAAAAGAAATTATTAGCTCTACAAATCTACCTGTAATTTTAAAGGGAATTATGACAGTAGAAGAAGCTCTTTTAGCTGTAGAAATAGGAGCCAAAGCGATAGTTGTATCTAATCATGGTGGAAGAATATTAGATGATACTTTAGCTCCAATAGAAGTCCTTCCTGAGATTGCTAAGGCAGTAAAAGGAAAGATAACTATTATGGCTGATGGAAGTGTAAGATCGGGAAGGGATATATTTAAATATATAGCAGCTGGGGCTGACATCGTGCTTTGCGCAAGACCTATTATTTGGGGAGCAATTGGAGGCGGCAGTGAAGGTGTAGCTAGTTATATTAACCATTTAAAAAATGAATTGATTCAAGCAATGATATTAACCGGAGCAAACAATATAGGCGAAATAAATTCAGATATGATTTCATATAATTTTGATATTTAA
- a CDS encoding Fur family transcriptional regulator, with protein sequence MKIENSVKEISHFLSEKGIKPSYQRVKILERLLADKNHPTVNDIYTDLIDEIPSLSKTTVYNTLNIFVENDIVKSFSVDGNEARYDVNSHSHGHFICLSCKSIFDFEVDNSDIKLDNLEGFEIIQSELTVRGICKHCASTKS encoded by the coding sequence ATGAAAATTGAGAATAGTGTTAAAGAAATAAGTCATTTCCTTTCTGAAAAAGGAATCAAACCCTCTTATCAGAGAGTGAAAATACTTGAAAGACTTTTAGCTGACAAAAATCATCCTACAGTAAATGATATATACACAGATCTTATTGATGAGATACCTTCGCTATCTAAAACTACAGTATATAATACACTTAATATCTTTGTGGAAAATGATATTGTAAAAAGCTTTAGCGTAGATGGAAATGAAGCAAGGTATGATGTAAATTCACATTCCCATGGACATTTTATCTGCCTTTCATGCAAATCGATTTTTGATTTCGAAGTAGATAACTCTGATATTAAGCTAGATAATCTAGAAGGGTTCGAAATTATCCAAAGTGAACTAACTGTAAGAGGTATCTGTAAACATTGTGCATCAACCAAATCCTAA
- the argS gene encoding arginine--tRNA ligase — translation MDFKVEVSKILSEKISDFSYEEILSMIEIPPNAAMGDFAFPCFKLAKTYRKSPNIIAQELAQELNRPSYLKSIENAGGYVNFYVDTILLSSQVIKEVLEKKEDFGKMDIGSGKNVIVEFSSPNIAKPFHIGHIRTTVIGNSLYKLYKFLGYNTIGINHLGDYGTQFGKLIVAYKGWGNEEEVKNAPIKTLLKLYIEYHEKAEANPQMEDEAREWFKKLEDGDEEATRLWKFFREVSLEEFSRVYDMLGISFDSYAGESFYSDKMPAVIELMEEKGVLIESQGAHIVDLEPYGMPPALIKKRDGSTLYITRDLAAAIYRKKTYDFYKNIYVVGSQQALHFKQWMKILDLMGFEWANDCEHVQFGMVGLEEGTLSTRKGRVVFLEDVLNQAIQKTKEVIIEKNPNLEDIDKVAKQIGVGAVVFQELSNSRIKDYTFSWERTLSFEGETGPYVQYTHARACSVLRKANLKPSSEIDFSMLGNNNDAMEVIRVLGSFKSVLLRAADKNEPHHITRYILDLAQAFNKFYHDNPILVDDEKVKAARLAIVEAVRIGLENSLKLLGMEAPERM, via the coding sequence ATGGATTTTAAAGTTGAAGTAAGTAAAATATTATCAGAAAAAATATCCGATTTTTCTTATGAAGAAATCCTATCTATGATAGAGATTCCACCAAATGCAGCAATGGGAGATTTTGCATTTCCTTGCTTTAAGTTGGCTAAAACATACAGGAAATCGCCTAATATTATCGCACAGGAATTAGCGCAAGAATTAAATAGACCTTCATATTTAAAATCAATTGAAAATGCTGGAGGATACGTTAATTTTTATGTTGATACTATACTTTTATCTTCTCAAGTAATAAAAGAAGTACTTGAAAAAAAAGAAGATTTTGGAAAGATGGATATCGGAAGTGGGAAGAATGTAATTGTTGAGTTTTCCTCTCCAAATATAGCTAAACCTTTTCATATCGGTCATATACGTACTACAGTTATTGGAAATTCACTGTATAAATTATATAAATTTTTAGGATATAACACAATTGGAATCAACCATTTAGGTGATTACGGAACTCAGTTTGGTAAACTGATTGTTGCTTACAAAGGATGGGGAAATGAAGAGGAGGTTAAAAATGCTCCAATTAAGACCTTATTAAAGCTATATATAGAATATCATGAAAAAGCTGAAGCAAATCCACAAATGGAGGATGAAGCAAGAGAATGGTTTAAAAAATTAGAGGATGGCGATGAAGAAGCTACTCGCCTATGGAAATTTTTTAGAGAGGTTTCTCTAGAAGAATTCTCAAGGGTTTATGATATGCTTGGAATTTCATTTGATTCTTATGCTGGCGAAAGTTTTTATTCAGATAAAATGCCAGCAGTTATTGAGCTAATGGAAGAAAAAGGTGTTCTTATAGAATCTCAAGGCGCTCATATAGTTGATTTAGAGCCTTATGGAATGCCTCCTGCACTTATTAAAAAAAGAGACGGTTCTACTCTTTATATAACTAGAGATTTAGCGGCAGCTATATATAGAAAGAAAACTTATGATTTTTATAAAAACATTTATGTTGTAGGCTCTCAGCAAGCTCTTCATTTTAAGCAGTGGATGAAGATACTTGATTTAATGGGATTTGAATGGGCGAATGATTGTGAGCACGTTCAGTTTGGAATGGTTGGTCTTGAGGAAGGTACTTTATCAACTAGAAAAGGAAGAGTTGTTTTTCTTGAAGATGTATTAAATCAAGCTATACAAAAAACTAAGGAAGTTATAATTGAAAAAAATCCTAACTTAGAAGATATTGATAAGGTAGCAAAGCAAATTGGAGTTGGAGCAGTTGTGTTTCAAGAGCTATCAAACAGCAGAATAAAAGATTATACATTCTCGTGGGAAAGAACACTTAGTTTTGAAGGTGAAACTGGACCATATGTTCAGTATACTCATGCTAGAGCTTGCTCTGTTCTTAGAAAAGCAAATTTGAAACCTAGTTCAGAAATAGATTTTTCAATGCTAGGCAACAATAATGATGCTATGGAAGTAATTAGAGTACTAGGCAGCTTTAAATCAGTTCTGTTAAGAGCAGCAGATAAAAATGAGCCTCATCATATAACAAGATATATTTTGGATTTAGCTCAGGCCTTTAATAAATTTTACCATGATAATCCAATTTTAGTTGATGATGAAAAAGTAAAAGCAGCTAGATTGGCTATAGTTGAAGCAGTGAGAATAGGACTTGAGAATTCGCTTAAACTTTTAGGAATGGAAGCGCCGGAGAGAATGTAA
- a CDS encoding zinc dependent phospholipase C family protein: protein MFIPTHRIIANHIYENLKDSLDFKLSKPMLQYGNMKPDVAPSLKSKKHYMNPTFDFVLDEIVKLIDDGLHEDLISINAFSVRLGVITHFLSDFFCLPHHDRTYFSDKLKEHMIYEKNLHYKFKEFSGLDKITLPSLKTLDKDGIKALIEELHHDYVNRPKGYENDIVSSINVSSAIGLLIVENSILYEPQLIAV from the coding sequence TTGTTCATACCAACCCATAGAATTATAGCTAATCATATTTACGAGAATTTAAAAGACAGCTTAGATTTTAAACTTAGCAAGCCTATGCTTCAGTACGGAAATATGAAACCTGACGTGGCTCCAAGTTTAAAATCAAAAAAACATTATATGAATCCAACTTTTGATTTTGTTTTAGATGAAATTGTTAAGCTTATCGATGATGGACTACACGAAGATTTAATATCTATAAATGCTTTTTCTGTGAGATTAGGTGTAATCACACATTTTTTATCTGATTTCTTCTGCTTGCCACATCACGATAGAACTTATTTTTCTGACAAGTTAAAAGAGCACATGATTTATGAAAAAAATCTTCACTACAAATTCAAGGAATTTTCGGGATTAGACAAAATAACATTGCCCAGCTTAAAAACTTTAGATAAAGATGGAATTAAAGCTCTAATAGAAGAACTTCATCACGACTATGTTAATAGACCTAAAGGTTACGAAAATGATATAGTTAGTTCTATAAATGTGTCCTCTGCAATTGGTCTTCTAATTGTAGAAAACTCTATTTTATACGAGCCACAACTTATTGCAGTTTAA